In Paramormyrops kingsleyae isolate MSU_618 chromosome 11, PKINGS_0.4, whole genome shotgun sequence, the genomic window AGCAGCACCcatccccaaccccccacccccaacacatGCCTGGAGACAACATTCATCTCGGTCTGCTGGCTGCACCAGTGTCTCGGGTTAAAAGCTGCACTTTGCTGCAGTAACTCTACAGGTGTGTAATTGCAGAATCACCAACGATGACGGCCGCTGCACAGGACTCATCACCAGAGAGGCTTTCACACCGGGGATGTACAAGATGCGCTTTGAGACTGGAGAGTACTGGGAGCACCGGGGACAAAAGTGTTTCTATCCATATGTTGAGGTGAGTGGGAGGCCCCACAAAGCCAGTGTTTGTATGAACCTTTAATGAAATTATATAAGGGCTCAAGCTGTCACAGGTTAAGTTAAAGCAGAAGAGGTCCAGGTTACATGACATTTTTGTGACGTTTTACCTCGCTTCtggtctgtgtttttttttttccccaggttGTCTTCACCATAACTGATTCTACAAAGAAGTTCCATGTGCCTCTACTTCTGAGCTGCTTCTCTTACACCACCTACAGGGGGAGTTAGAGAGTACATTGGCTCCCttaacctctctctctctatatatatagtATGAGCAACAAACGagaatgaattaattaaaaggGCAGACATGGATAGTTACATGTAGAAACAGTGATATGTAATGTCTCCATAACCAAGCATAATTTAATGCTTGATTAATACTGGGacaattttattgttattacaaGATTTTATATATCTGGAGTGTTTTGTCTCATTTGGCATttaataactaattaaattaattaaagatTAATTGTCCTGAATTATTAATTGTCCTGAATTCTTGAATAAAATACAGTCTGATATATATGCTTAGTTAATtgtatttgttttctttacAAATATAGTGTACTGACTTGCAATGATAAAGCTTAAAATCAAAACTGATACAAAAATGAATTCAAAATTATGAATGCTTAGTGAATCAATGATTAATAAAATGCAGAATGGTGTTCTTTGTACTTTACGCTTGTGCAATAAACCATTGATGTTATTAACGACGTTTTGAAATCGGAAACACAACAATTCTTGGAATGTACTTCTATTTTTGGTTTCAATCATTCTCCGCCGGTTCGATTGGTTACGTCTAGTTACGTGTGCGGTGACTCTGGGATCGATTGGCTCTGTGTAGACGGAGGCCCCGCGTTTGATAGCTTGTATCACGTTGGGTCCGAAATCTTCGTTTCATCCTCCTCCCTGTGCCTTCGCTGACAATGGCGGACGAAGAGCTGGAGGCTATCAGGCGGCAGCGTATGGCCGAGCTTCAAGCCAAACATGGGGTAAGGTGAAAATGTGAAGTTACGAGAAGCTCGTGCTTTTGTTGAAACGGGGACGCGCGATAGGCCGACTCAGTGCCAGCTAACTGTATAGCTCCTGAAACGGATCAAAAGTCTGTTAGCTGCCTTTTTTGTTctatatgtatttaaataatgcttttgttttgtaaCTAGTGGGTTGTGCGATTGTCTTCTGGAAAGCAGATCCGAAGCTCCGCCCATTTCAGGCGCCAGTTAGTTACCATTACCTGGTGACTGATAACCAGTATTGGACCTAAGTGATGATAACTGGGTAGCTGATATGCACGTTGTTCCGTATTGTAACTGCACTATTCACCGACGCAATAATCATTAATATGTTATTGATTacaaatgttatttattgtaAACCATAGAAATTTGCCTACGCCTTTTTTTCAGGTCTGTAATTTTTATAATCACCACGTTCACGTTCAGGGATTGCATCGATGTGACGTCCTGTATTTTATGAACAGTAAAACAAAAAGTCCACTTTTGATAATACACTAAAACGATGGAAATCTAAATGCCAGCTTCACAAAAAATGAAACTGTGATAAATAGATGGTGTATTCTTGGATGAATGAGTGTCACCCGTTTTATCCAGGTGGTGTGGGATCTGCCGGGCTTGGTAAGCCATGCTGAGGAATGCAGCATATAATGAGGAATCTGGCCTATTTCTGGTGGCTGTTTTTGCCAATGCATTCCATGCAGTTTGACATAAATACCTTGCTTTGCAGAGTTATGGCAGATTGGCTGTTAAACTAGCTTCTCAGCTTTGGTCAGTTAGTGGTGTTTTACATCAAATTACTTCAAATGACAATCGGGGCTAGATTCATGCTACTTACATTTAAAATTCAAACACCCTGAGCAACtaggttaacaaaataatattccGTATGGAAACTGTAAACTACACTGTAACAGGCAGGTTTGTTTAAGTGTCCTGCCTCCAAGATAATTGCAGCATTAATGTGCTTCTTCAGCAAAGAATCTAATGAGAAATGTTTCAGAGATTTGCACTAGGCAGATGCAGTAAATGGACATGTGCAGGAGAACCTGAGCACC contains:
- the uraha gene encoding 5-hydroxyisourate hydrolase, coding for MSSNRLKRIKDHILSENQCSGMATPEGSPLTTHVLNTAEGVPGSHMALSLHRLDTGLAVWSLLSMGITNDDGRCTGLITREAFTPGMYKMRFETGEYWEHRGQKCFYPYVEVVFTITDSTKKFHVPLLLSCFSYTTYRGS